Proteins co-encoded in one Cucurbita pepo subsp. pepo cultivar mu-cu-16 chromosome LG15, ASM280686v2, whole genome shotgun sequence genomic window:
- the LOC111776248 gene encoding pathogenesis-related protein 1-like: MDLFKLSLLLFYVLSFVMLPSSLAQDSPQDFVNAHNAARAQVGVGPVRWDESVANFARQFANQRINDCQLVHSGGPFGENIAKHSSDMSGTDAVQIWVDEKPFYNPRTNACAAGKVCGHYTQVVWRNSVRIGCAKVRCTNNRGTFITCNYDPPGNILGERPFSTDPLIRIAK, translated from the coding sequence ATGGATCTTTTCAAGCTCTCCCTCCTCCTCTTCTATGTCTTGAGCTTTGTCATGCTTCCCTCGTCTCTCGCTCAAGACTCGCCTCAAGACTTTGTCAATGCCCACAATGCAGCTCGTGCCCAAGTTGGTGTCGGGCCAGTTCGATGGGACGAAAGTGTAGCTAATTTTGCTCGACAATTTGCCAACCAACGCATCAATGATTGTCAACTAGTGCACTCAGGCGGACCATTTGGAGAGAATATTGCAAAGCATAGCTCTGACATGTCAGGCACTGATGCAGTTCAGATATGGGTCGATGAGAAGCCATTCTACAATCCTCGCACCAATGCTTGTGCAGCTGGCAAGGTGTGTGGCCATTACACTCAAGTGGTTTGGAGAAACTCAGTGAGAATTGGATGTGCTAAAGTTAGATGCACAAACAATCGTGGTACATTCATCACTTGCAACTATGATCCACCAGGCAATATCCTAGGTGAAAGGCCATTCAGTACTGATCCGTTAATTAGAATTgctaaataa
- the LOC111776260 gene encoding pathogenesis-related protein PR-1 type-like has product MDLFKLSLFLFYVSSFAMLSLSLAQDSPQDYVNAHNAARALVGIGPVKWDERIARFARQYANQRKHNCKLVHSGGPYGENLAWSSYNLSGIAAVWMWVTERQYYNPRTNTCAAGKVCGHYTQVVWRKSVRIGCAKVKCTNNRGTFITCNYDPPGNVRGQRPF; this is encoded by the coding sequence ATGGATCTTTTTAAGCtctccctcttcctcttctatGTCTCGAGCTTTGCGATGCTTTCTTTATCTCTCGCTCAAGATTCTCCTCAAGACTATGTCAATGCTCACAATGCAGCCCGTGCCCTTGTTGGCATTGGGCCGGTCAAGTGGGACGAAAGGATAGCTAGATTTGCTCGACAATATGCCAACCAACGTAAACATAATTGTAAGTTGGTGCACTCTGGCGGACCATATGGAGAAAATCTTGCATGGAGTAGCTACAACTTATCAGGCATTGCTGCAGTTTGGATGTGGGTCACCGAGAGGCAATATTACAATCCTCGCACCAATACTTGTGCGGCTGGCAAGGTGTGTGGCCATTATACTCAAGTGGTGTGGAGAAAGTCGGTGAGAATTGGATGTGCCAAAGTGAAATGCACAAACAATCGTGGTACGTTCATCACTTGCAACTATGATCCACCGGGCAATGTTAGAGGTCAAAGGCCATTCTGA
- the LOC111811371 gene encoding basic form of pathogenesis-related protein 1-like isoform X1, which produces MSKMTLAAATLCLVALSLRHVVVGQEPGDDFVKAHNAVREKKGERPVFWDELLEEHAKAYLQTKVETCEMVHSTDSPYGENLATSNGDLTAEGAVAAWAAEEKYYDHKNNRCVGGECRHYVQLVWNATFLVGCATVKCRNTWTLVGCNYNPAGNIVGEEPY; this is translated from the exons atgtCGAAAATGACACTCGCGGCG GCGACGCTGTGCTTGGTTGCACTAAGCCTAAGGCACGTGGTGGTAGGTCAAGAACCCGGGGACGACTTCGTTAAGGCACACAATGCAGTTCGAGAGAAGAAAGGGGAGCGTCCGGTGTTCTGGGACGAATTACTTGAAGAACATGCTAAAGCCTATCTCCAAACCAAGGTGGAAACTTGTGAGATGGTGCACTCCACAGACTCTCCTTATGGGGAGAACCTGGCCACGTCAAATGGGGATTTGACGGCGGAAGGTGCGGTGGCGGCATGGGCGGCTGAGGAGAAGTACTATGACCATAAAAACAACAGATGCGTGGGTGGTGAGTGCCGCCATTACGTCCAATTGGTGTGGAATGCCACTTTTCTTGTGGGTTGTGCCACTGTTAAGTGCCGTAACACTTGGACTTTGGTTGGATGCAATTATAATCCTGCTGGTAACATTGTCGGCGAGGAGCCCTATTag
- the LOC111811372 gene encoding basic form of pathogenesis-related protein 1-like: MSKMTLAAATLCLVALSLRHVVVGQEPGDDFVKAHNAVREKKGERPVFWDELLEEHAKAYLQTKVETCEMVHSTDSPYGENLATSNGDLTAEGAVAAWAAEEKYYDHKNNRCVGGECRHYVQLVWNATFLVGCATVKCRNTWTLVGCNYNPAGNIVGEEPY, encoded by the coding sequence atgtCGAAAATGACACTCGCGGCGGCGACGCTGTGCTTGGTTGCACTAAGCCTAAGGCACGTGGTGGTAGGTCAAGAACCCGGGGACGACTTCGTTAAGGCACACAATGCAGTTCGAGAGAAGAAAGGGGAGCGTCCGGTGTTCTGGGACGAATTACTTGAAGAACATGCTAAAGCCTATCTCCAAACCAAGGTGGAAACTTGTGAGATGGTGCACTCCACAGACTCTCCTTATGGGGAGAACCTGGCCACGTCAAATGGGGATTTGACGGCGGAAGGTGCGGTGGCGGCATGGGCGGCTGAGGAGAAGTACTATGACCATAAAAACAACAGATGCGTGGGTGGTGAGTGCCGCCATTACGTCCAATTGGTGTGGAATGCCACTTTTCTTGTGGGTTGTGCCACTGTTAAGTGCCGTAACACTTGGACTTTGGTTGGATGCAATTATAATCCTGCTGGTAACATTGTCGGCGAGGAGCCCTATTAG
- the LOC111811935 gene encoding pathogenesis-related protein PRB1-2-like, whose translation MDLFKLSLFLFYVSSFTMLPSSLAQDSLQDFVNAHNVARAQVGVGPVKWDEKVASFARQYANQRINDCRLMHSSGPYGENLAWGSSDLSGIAAVRMWVDEKQFYNPRTNTCATGKVCGHYTQVVWRSSVRIGCAKVKCTNNRGTFITCNYDPPGNVVGQRPF comes from the coding sequence ATGGATCTTTTTAAGCtctccctcttcctcttctatGTCTCGAGCTTTACGatgcttccttcttctctcGCTCAAGATTCTCTTCAAGATTTCGTAAATGCGCACAATGTAGCTCGTGCCCAAGTTGGCGTTGGGCCGGTCAAGTGGGACGAAAAGGTAGCCAGTTTTGCTAGACAATATGCCAACCAACGAATCAACGACTGTCGATTGATGCACTCAAGCGGACCATATGGAGAGAATCTTGCATGGGGTAGTTCCGACTTATCAGGCATAGCTGCCGTTCGAATGTGGGTTGATGAGAAGCAATTCTACAATCCTCGCACCAATACTTGTGCGACTGGCAAGGTATGTGGCCATTACACTCAAGTGGTGTGGAGAAGCTCGGTGAGAATTGGATGTGCTAAAGTGAAGTGCACAAACAATCGTGGTACATTCATCACTTGCAACTATGATCCACCAGGCAATGTCGTAGGTCAAAGGCCATTTTGA
- the LOC111776275 gene encoding pathogenesis-related protein PR-1 type-like, which produces MDLFKLSLFLFYVSSFAMLPLFLAQDSPQDYVNAHNAARALVGIGPVKWDERIARFARQYANQRKHNCKLVHSGGPYGENLAWSSYNLSGIAAVWMWVTKRQYYNPRTNTCAAGKVCGHYTQVVWRKSVRIGCAKVKCTNNRGTFITCNYDPPGNVRGQRPF; this is translated from the coding sequence ATGGATCTTTTTAAGCtctccctcttcctcttctatGTCTCGAGCTTTGCGATGCTTCCTTTATTTCTCGCTCAAGATTCTCCTCAAGACTATGTCAATGCTCACAATGCAGCCCGTGCCCTTGTTGGCATTGGGCCGGTCAAGTGGGACGAAAGGATAGCTAGATTTGCTCGACAATATGCCAACCAACGTAAACATAATTGTAAGTTGGTGCACTCTGGCGGACCATATGGAGAAAATCTTGCATGGAGTAGCTACAACTTATCAGGCATTGCTGCAGTTTGGATGTGGGTCACCAAGAGGCAATATTACAATCCTCGCACCAATACTTGTGCGGCTGGCAAGGTGTGTGGCCATTATACTCAAGTGGTGTGGAGAAAGTCAGTGAGAATTGGATGTGCCAAAGTGAAATGCACAAACAATCGTGGTACGTTCATCACTTGCAACTATGATCCACCGGGCAATGTTAGAGGTCAAAGGCCATTCTGA
- the LOC111811371 gene encoding basic form of pathogenesis-related protein 1-like isoform X3 produces the protein MSKMTLAATLCLVALSLRHVVVGQEPGDDFVKAHNAVREKKGERPVFWDELLEEHAKAYLQTKVETCEMVHSTDSPYGENLATSNGDLTAEGAVAAWAAEEKYYDHKNNRCVGGECRHYVQLVWNATFLVGCATVKCRNTWTLVGCNYNPAGNIVGEEPY, from the exons atgtCGAAAATGACACTCGCGGCG ACGCTGTGCTTGGTTGCACTAAGCCTAAGGCACGTGGTGGTAGGTCAAGAACCCGGGGACGACTTCGTTAAGGCACACAATGCAGTTCGAGAGAAGAAAGGGGAGCGTCCGGTGTTCTGGGACGAATTACTTGAAGAACATGCTAAAGCCTATCTCCAAACCAAGGTGGAAACTTGTGAGATGGTGCACTCCACAGACTCTCCTTATGGGGAGAACCTGGCCACGTCAAATGGGGATTTGACGGCGGAAGGTGCGGTGGCGGCATGGGCGGCTGAGGAGAAGTACTATGACCATAAAAACAACAGATGCGTGGGTGGTGAGTGCCGCCATTACGTCCAATTGGTGTGGAATGCCACTTTTCTTGTGGGTTGTGCCACTGTTAAGTGCCGTAACACTTGGACTTTGGTTGGATGCAATTATAATCCTGCTGGTAACATTGTCGGCGAGGAGCCCTATTag
- the LOC111811371 gene encoding basic form of pathogenesis-related protein 1-like isoform X2, whose product MSKMTLAAATLCLVALSLRHVVVGQEPGDDFVKAHNAVREKKGERPVFWDELLEEHAKAYLQTKVETCEMVHSTDSPYGENLATSNGDLTAEGAVAAWAAEEKYYDHKNNRCVGGECRHYVQLVWNATFLVGCATVKCRNTWTLVGCNYNPAGNIVGEEPY is encoded by the exons atgtCGAAAATGACACTCGCG GCGGCGACGCTGTGCTTGGTTGCACTAAGCCTAAGGCACGTGGTGGTAGGTCAAGAACCCGGGGACGACTTCGTTAAGGCACACAATGCAGTTCGAGAGAAGAAAGGGGAGCGTCCGGTGTTCTGGGACGAATTACTTGAAGAACATGCTAAAGCCTATCTCCAAACCAAGGTGGAAACTTGTGAGATGGTGCACTCCACAGACTCTCCTTATGGGGAGAACCTGGCCACGTCAAATGGGGATTTGACGGCGGAAGGTGCGGTGGCGGCATGGGCGGCTGAGGAGAAGTACTATGACCATAAAAACAACAGATGCGTGGGTGGTGAGTGCCGCCATTACGTCCAATTGGTGTGGAATGCCACTTTTCTTGTGGGTTGTGCCACTGTTAAGTGCCGTAACACTTGGACTTTGGTTGGATGCAATTATAATCCTGCTGGTAACATTGTCGGCGAGGAGCCCTATTag
- the LOC111776228 gene encoding pathogenesis-related protein PRB1-2-like — translation MDLFKLSLLLFYVLSIAMLPSSFAQDSPQDYVDAHNKARAEVGVGPVQWDEKVANFAQQYGNKHINDCEAVHSHGPFGENISFRFPDLSGTDAVQEWVDEKQFYNLSTNTCAPYRVCGHYTQVVWRNSVRIGCAKVICTNNRGTLIICNYDPPGNIPGERPFSTDPLIRIAK, via the coding sequence ATGGATCTTTTCAAGCTCTCCCTCCTCCTCTTCTATGTCTTGAGCATTGCCATGCTCCCCTCGTCTTTCGCTCAAGACTCGCCTCAAGACTATGTCGATGCCCACAACAAAGCTCGTGCTGAAGTTGGTGTTGGGCCGGTCCAGTGGGACGAAAAAGTAGCTAATTTTGCTCAACAATATGGCAATAAACACATCAATGACTGTGAAGCGGTGCACTCACACGGACCATTTGGGGAGAATATTTCATTTCGTTTTCCTGACTTATCAGGCACTGATGCAGTTCAGGAATGGGTTGATGAGAAGCAATTCTACAATCTTAGCACCAATACTTGTGCACCTTACAGGGTGTGTGGCCATTACACTCAAGTGGTTTGGAGAAACTCAGTGAGAATTGGATGTGCTAAAGTGATATGCACAAACAATCGTGGTACATTAATCATTTGCAACTATGATCCACCAGGTAATATCCCAGGCGAAAGACCATTCAGTACTGATCCGTTAATCAGAATTgctaaataa